One Microbacterium sp. No. 7 genomic window carries:
- a CDS encoding LacI family DNA-binding transcriptional regulator, giving the protein MADVARVAGVSAQTVSRVVNDSPRVDPATRERVEHAMSELGYLPHRAARALRTGRSHTIGVVVATLATVGNSRMLEAVSTAAAARGYALMVVSVTDRAGVADAFARLRAQGADGAVVVNEATALAAGAAPDGAFALVAVDCPGSVPFPTVQSDHAGGAAAATRHLLSRGHHTAWHVAGPASSFAAAERERGWRDALSQAGAPAPPLERGDWTAASGHAAGTRLATRDDVTAVFAANDQMALGLVRALADAGRRVPEDVAVAGFDDVADAADYRPPLTTVRQDFDALGDAAVTALIGALDGAAPTRTVIPARLVPRASA; this is encoded by the coding sequence ATGGCCGACGTCGCCCGCGTCGCGGGCGTCTCGGCGCAGACGGTGAGCCGGGTCGTCAACGACAGCCCTCGCGTCGACCCCGCCACGCGCGAACGCGTCGAGCACGCCATGTCCGAGCTGGGCTATCTGCCGCACCGCGCCGCGCGTGCCCTGCGCACCGGCCGGTCGCACACGATCGGCGTCGTCGTCGCGACCCTCGCGACGGTCGGCAACTCGCGCATGCTCGAGGCCGTCTCGACGGCGGCCGCCGCCCGGGGCTACGCGCTCATGGTCGTGTCGGTGACCGACCGCGCGGGCGTCGCCGACGCCTTCGCGCGGCTGCGCGCGCAGGGCGCGGACGGCGCGGTCGTGGTGAACGAGGCGACCGCCCTCGCGGCGGGCGCGGCACCGGACGGCGCGTTCGCGCTCGTCGCGGTCGACTGCCCCGGCAGCGTGCCGTTCCCCACCGTGCAGTCCGACCACGCGGGCGGCGCCGCGGCGGCGACGCGCCACCTGCTGTCGCGCGGTCACCACACGGCGTGGCACGTCGCGGGTCCCGCGTCGTCGTTCGCCGCGGCGGAGCGCGAGCGGGGATGGCGCGATGCGCTGTCGCAGGCCGGCGCGCCGGCGCCCCCGCTCGAGCGCGGCGACTGGACCGCGGCATCCGGACACGCCGCCGGCACGCGCCTCGCGACCCGCGACGACGTCACGGCCGTGTTCGCGGCGAACGACCAGATGGCACTCGGCCTCGTCCGCGCCCTCGCCGACGCCGGCCGCCGCGTTCCCGAGGACGTCGCGGTCGCCGGCTTCGACGACGTCGCGGATGCCGCCGACTACCGCCCTCCCCTGACGACCGTGCGGCAGGACTTCGACGCCCTCGGCGACGCCGCGGTGACCGCCCTGATCGGCGCCCTCGACGGCGCCGCCCCCACCCGCACCGTCATCCCCGCCCGCCTCGTCCCGCGCGCCAGCGCCTGA
- a CDS encoding MFS transporter, translating to MHLTYIAAAFTSVSVFVAASLPAPLLERYRERLSLETSDLALATIAYFITIMITLVCFGRVSDYLGRKPVSMLGAAVALLSCVVMINVDSLGVLLAARALHGIACGIATSAVATFAIDSAPPYPRWLAAATATGAPALGNSTGALAAGFAAEFGLAPEVVPFVGAIVLLTCALVLLALARESVPRRPGWLGALRPVVALPRSARGLLPGALAVGIATWALGGFYQAFSPTIAVHSLGTSSVLVAAVVFLSHQGAYGIAAPLSGLLPPRRSQRLGIVLFAAAACGIVVGLFSGSTPLVIACGILAGLSQGAAFTGSMRLLLDSTSLEERAGMVAAVNLIAYGGAIVPSFVAGQLARTAGLAPASILYAALALVAAVIVFSPRPAPPGRS from the coding sequence ATGCACCTGACGTACATCGCCGCCGCGTTCACGTCGGTGAGCGTCTTCGTGGCCGCCAGCCTGCCCGCTCCGCTGCTCGAGCGCTATCGCGAACGGCTCTCGCTCGAGACCAGCGACCTCGCCCTGGCCACCATCGCGTACTTCATCACGATCATGATCACGCTGGTGTGCTTCGGCCGCGTCTCCGACTATCTCGGACGCAAGCCGGTCAGCATGCTCGGCGCCGCGGTCGCCCTGCTGAGCTGCGTCGTGATGATCAACGTCGACAGCCTCGGCGTGCTGCTCGCCGCGCGCGCCCTGCACGGCATCGCGTGCGGCATCGCGACCTCGGCCGTCGCCACGTTCGCGATCGACTCCGCACCGCCGTACCCGCGCTGGCTCGCGGCGGCGACCGCGACGGGCGCACCGGCGCTCGGCAACTCGACCGGCGCGCTCGCCGCCGGCTTCGCCGCGGAGTTCGGCCTCGCGCCCGAGGTCGTCCCGTTCGTCGGGGCGATCGTCCTGCTGACCTGCGCGCTCGTGCTGCTCGCCCTCGCCCGGGAGTCCGTTCCCCGGAGGCCGGGGTGGCTCGGTGCGCTGAGACCGGTGGTCGCGCTGCCGCGCTCGGCGCGCGGCCTCCTGCCGGGGGCGCTCGCCGTCGGCATCGCGACCTGGGCGCTGGGCGGCTTCTATCAGGCGTTCAGCCCGACGATCGCAGTGCACAGCCTCGGCACGAGCAGCGTGCTCGTCGCCGCCGTCGTGTTCCTCTCCCACCAGGGCGCCTACGGCATCGCGGCGCCGCTGTCGGGGCTGCTTCCGCCGCGCCGATCGCAGCGTCTCGGCATCGTGCTGTTCGCCGCGGCCGCCTGCGGAATCGTGGTCGGGCTCTTCTCCGGCAGCACGCCGCTCGTGATCGCCTGCGGCATCCTCGCGGGCCTCTCGCAGGGCGCGGCCTTCACCGGCTCCATGCGGCTGCTGCTGGACAGCACGTCGCTCGAGGAGCGCGCCGGAATGGTCGCCGCCGTCAACCTGATCGCCTACGGCGGCGCCATCGTGCCCAGCTTCGTCGCCGGCCAGCTCGCCCGCACGGCGGGCCTCGCCCCCGCCTCGATCCTCTACGCCGCCCTCGCGCTGGTCGCCGCCGTCATCGTCTTCTCGCCGCGTCCGGCGCCCCCGGGTCGCTCCTGA
- a CDS encoding polyribonucleotide nucleotidyltransferase: protein MEGPEITAAEAVLDNGRFGTRTVRFETGRLAQQAQGAVAAYLDEETMLLSATSASKNPREGFDFFPLTVDVEERSYAAGKIPGSFFRREGRPSTEAILVCRLIDRPLRPSFVDGLRNEVQIVITVLSIAPGEFYDALAINAASASTQISGLPFSGPIAGVRLALIPGQGEHADQWVAFPNTTVLEDAVFDLVVAGRVLDDGDVAIMMVEAEATEHSWNLIKGGATKPSEEVVAQGLEAAKPFIKQLVAAQNVLANAAAKEIQPYPVFLPYTQETYDFVAGRAYDELVGVYRIADKIERQNADDAVKDRVKGELAAAVEAGELPESALGEFSAAYKSVTKLIVRGRILTEGVRIDGRGLADIRALDAEVQVIPRVHGSAIFQRGETQILGVTTLNMLKMEQQIDSLSPVTSKRYLHHYNFPPYSTGETGRVGSPKRREIGHGFLAERALVPVLPGREEFPYAIRQVSEALGSNGSTSMGSVCASTLSLLNAGVPLRAPVAGIAMGLVSDQVDGQTRYAALTDILGAEDALGDMDFKVAGTSEFVTAIQLDTKLDGIPSSVLSAALTQARDARLRILEVLNAAIDTPDEMAPTAPRVISVQIPVDKIGELIGPKGKTINAIQDATGADISIEEDGTVYIGATDGPSAEAARAQVNAIANPTNPEVGEQFLGTVVKIATFGAFISLLPGKDGLLHVSEVRKLAGGKRVENVDDVLSVGQKILVKITKIDDRGKLSLEPVLDDAPAEDAAEEAVVVEV, encoded by the coding sequence TTGGAAGGTCCTGAAATCACCGCCGCCGAAGCCGTCCTCGACAACGGACGCTTCGGCACCCGCACCGTCCGGTTCGAGACCGGACGCCTCGCCCAGCAGGCGCAGGGCGCCGTGGCCGCCTACCTCGACGAGGAGACGATGCTCCTCTCGGCCACCAGCGCCTCGAAGAACCCTCGCGAGGGCTTCGACTTCTTCCCGCTGACCGTCGACGTCGAGGAGCGCTCCTACGCTGCCGGCAAGATCCCCGGCTCGTTCTTCCGCCGCGAGGGCCGCCCCTCGACCGAGGCGATCCTCGTGTGCCGCCTCATCGACCGCCCGCTGCGCCCGTCGTTCGTCGACGGCCTGCGCAACGAGGTGCAGATCGTCATCACCGTGCTGTCGATCGCCCCGGGCGAGTTCTACGACGCGCTCGCGATCAACGCGGCATCCGCGTCGACGCAGATCTCGGGTCTGCCGTTCTCGGGCCCCATCGCCGGTGTGCGCCTCGCGCTCATCCCCGGCCAGGGCGAGCACGCCGACCAGTGGGTCGCGTTCCCGAACACCACGGTGCTCGAGGATGCCGTGTTCGACCTCGTCGTCGCCGGCCGCGTGCTCGACGACGGCGACGTCGCGATCATGATGGTCGAGGCCGAGGCCACCGAGCACAGCTGGAACCTCATCAAGGGCGGCGCCACGAAGCCGAGCGAAGAGGTCGTCGCGCAGGGCCTCGAGGCCGCGAAGCCCTTCATCAAGCAGCTCGTCGCGGCGCAGAACGTGCTCGCGAACGCGGCGGCCAAGGAGATCCAGCCCTACCCCGTCTTCCTGCCCTACACCCAGGAGACCTACGACTTCGTCGCCGGCCGCGCCTACGACGAGCTCGTCGGCGTCTACCGGATCGCCGACAAGATCGAGCGCCAGAACGCCGACGACGCCGTCAAGGACCGCGTCAAGGGCGAGCTGGCGGCCGCCGTCGAGGCGGGCGAGCTGCCCGAGTCGGCGCTCGGCGAGTTCTCGGCCGCCTACAAGTCGGTCACGAAGCTCATCGTGCGCGGCCGCATCCTCACCGAGGGCGTGCGCATCGACGGTCGCGGCCTGGCCGACATCCGCGCGCTCGACGCCGAGGTGCAGGTCATCCCGCGCGTGCACGGCTCCGCGATCTTCCAGCGCGGCGAGACGCAGATCCTGGGCGTCACGACGCTGAACATGCTCAAGATGGAGCAGCAGATCGACTCGCTGTCGCCCGTGACGAGCAAGCGCTACCTGCACCACTACAACTTCCCGCCCTACTCGACGGGTGAGACGGGTCGCGTGGGCAGCCCCAAGCGCCGCGAGATCGGCCACGGCTTCCTCGCCGAGCGCGCTCTCGTGCCCGTGCTGCCGGGCCGTGAGGAGTTCCCCTACGCGATCCGCCAGGTGTCCGAGGCGCTCGGCTCGAACGGATCGACCTCGATGGGCTCGGTGTGCGCCTCGACGCTGTCGCTGCTCAACGCGGGCGTGCCGCTGCGCGCCCCCGTCGCGGGCATCGCGATGGGCCTCGTCTCCGACCAGGTCGACGGCCAGACCCGCTATGCGGCGCTCACCGACATCCTCGGCGCCGAGGACGCCCTCGGCGACATGGACTTCAAGGTCGCCGGCACGAGCGAGTTCGTCACCGCCATCCAGCTCGACACGAAGCTCGACGGCATCCCCTCGTCGGTGCTGTCGGCGGCGCTCACGCAGGCGCGCGACGCGCGTCTGCGCATCCTCGAGGTGCTGAACGCGGCGATCGACACGCCCGACGAGATGGCGCCGACCGCGCCGCGCGTGATCAGCGTGCAGATCCCGGTCGACAAGATCGGCGAGCTGATCGGCCCCAAGGGCAAGACGATCAACGCGATCCAGGATGCCACGGGCGCCGACATCTCGATCGAGGAGGACGGCACCGTCTACATCGGCGCGACCGACGGCCCCTCGGCCGAGGCGGCCCGCGCACAGGTCAACGCGATCGCCAACCCGACCAACCCCGAGGTCGGCGAGCAGTTCCTCGGCACGGTCGTGAAGATCGCCACGTTCGGCGCGTTCATCTCGCTGCTGCCGGGCAAGGACGGCCTGCTGCACGTCAGCGAGGTGCGCAAGCTCGCCGGCGGCAAGCGCGTCGAGAACGTCGACGACGTGCTCTCGGTCGGTCAGAAGATCCTCGTCAAGATCACCAAGATCGACGACCGCGGCAAGCTGTCGCTCGAGCCCGTGCTCGACGACGCGCCCGCCGAGGACGCTGCCGAAGAGGCCGTCGTCGTCGAGGTCTGA
- a CDS encoding gamma-glutamyl-gamma-aminobutyrate hydrolase family protein, whose product MTAPRIAMPARLSAADGADARVGLANAIFHDVAALVRAQGLEVVVVHDPSLDGFDGLVLPGGGDVDPARYGGDTSAPCYDVNPAQDALDLAIVDEAMRRGIPVLGVCRGLQVLNVACGGSLVEHLPHTDVRHTPLKADDDGLRWAWHPVDLAAGSRLVAHAGASAIEVASGHHQAVRRVGDGLVVTATAADGVIEAVEHPTAPVLAVQWHPEAKDTPPALAAAPFAVFAALVREARA is encoded by the coding sequence GTGACCGCACCGCGCATCGCCATGCCCGCCCGCCTCTCCGCCGCCGACGGCGCCGACGCCCGCGTGGGCCTCGCGAACGCCATCTTCCACGACGTCGCCGCGCTCGTGCGCGCCCAGGGACTCGAGGTCGTCGTCGTGCACGACCCCTCGCTCGACGGCTTCGACGGGCTCGTGCTGCCGGGCGGCGGCGACGTCGACCCCGCCCGCTACGGCGGCGACACGTCGGCGCCGTGCTACGACGTCAATCCGGCACAGGACGCGCTCGACCTCGCGATCGTCGACGAGGCGATGCGCCGCGGCATCCCCGTGCTCGGCGTGTGCCGCGGGCTGCAGGTGCTCAACGTCGCGTGCGGCGGGTCGCTCGTCGAGCACCTCCCCCACACCGACGTGCGGCACACGCCGCTCAAGGCCGACGACGACGGGCTGCGGTGGGCGTGGCATCCGGTCGATCTCGCGGCGGGCTCGCGGCTCGTCGCGCACGCGGGCGCGTCCGCCATCGAGGTGGCATCCGGCCACCATCAGGCCGTGCGCCGTGTCGGCGACGGGCTCGTCGTCACGGCGACCGCCGCCGACGGCGTGATCGAGGCCGTCGAGCATCCGACCGCGCCGGTCCTCGCGGTGCAGTGGCACCCCGAGGCGAAGGACACGCCGCCCGCGCTCGCGGCCGCGCCGTTCGCCGTCTTCGCCGCCCTCGTGCGCGAGGCGCGCGCCTAG
- a CDS encoding GDSL-type esterase/lipase family protein, with amino-acid sequence MRVALLAESFLPHMNGVTGSVLHVLRQLSAQGHETLVIAPRAGEITADLHGARAELLRSVPLPSYPEVRVVFARAARLTAILRDFAPDVVHLASPFVLGWQGLAAADALHVPAVAVYQTDVVAYAEKYGMPQASALVGRHIGRLHRRATLTLAPSSASVRQLEGLGVDRLRTWGRGVDAERFSPQRRSDAWRARVAPGRTIIGYVGRLAPEKQVDDLAALADIPGSTLVIVGDGPARPLLERALPNAVFTGHLGGGDLAEALASFDVFVHPGESETFGQTIQEALASGVPVVATGTGGPVDLVRSSIDGWLYRPGDLRDLRARVSDLAGDDGKRRAFALAARESVRERTWDALCRRLVEHYEEARTLRPIDDALLRRGATRPEILARPAIPPRRWSRFVALGDSLTEGLCDSSRMRAGEYRGWADRLAQLLAHERPDGGAFRYANLAVRSRRVRDLVTEQLPRALELRPDLVSVLIGSNDLVGPWVSPQRLAGELERAVRALRDSGADVLLVTPFLPHRRAALPVARRFAAFASELRRIASETGAILLDLEAQPAIGDLDLWADDKVHLRSRGHRFLAYRAAEALGVPHAEALGGLDAALHADDDPVFEGTWLVRDVLPWVWRRLRGRTAGDGMVAKHDDYVLVGGRGDVRAEASR; translated from the coding sequence GTGAGAGTCGCACTCCTCGCCGAATCGTTCCTGCCGCACATGAACGGTGTGACGGGCTCGGTCCTCCACGTCCTCCGGCAGCTGTCGGCGCAGGGCCACGAGACGCTCGTGATCGCACCGCGCGCCGGGGAGATCACCGCCGACCTGCACGGCGCCCGCGCCGAGCTGCTGCGCTCGGTGCCGCTGCCCTCCTACCCGGAGGTGCGGGTCGTCTTCGCGCGCGCCGCGCGGCTCACGGCGATCCTGCGCGACTTCGCCCCCGACGTCGTGCACCTCGCGTCGCCGTTCGTGCTGGGCTGGCAGGGGCTCGCGGCCGCCGACGCGCTGCACGTGCCCGCCGTCGCCGTCTATCAGACCGACGTCGTCGCCTACGCCGAGAAGTACGGGATGCCGCAGGCGTCCGCCCTCGTCGGCCGTCACATCGGGAGGCTGCACCGCCGCGCCACCCTCACGCTCGCGCCCTCGTCGGCGTCGGTGCGCCAGCTCGAGGGCCTGGGCGTCGACCGGCTGCGCACGTGGGGGCGCGGAGTGGATGCCGAGCGCTTCTCGCCTCAGCGGCGCAGCGACGCCTGGCGGGCACGCGTCGCGCCGGGGCGCACGATCATCGGCTACGTGGGTCGCCTCGCGCCGGAGAAGCAGGTCGACGATCTCGCGGCGCTGGCCGACATCCCCGGTTCGACGCTCGTGATCGTCGGCGACGGCCCGGCCCGGCCGCTCCTGGAGCGCGCGCTGCCGAACGCCGTGTTCACGGGGCACCTCGGCGGCGGCGACCTCGCGGAGGCGCTCGCGAGCTTCGACGTGTTCGTGCACCCGGGGGAGAGCGAGACGTTCGGGCAGACGATCCAGGAGGCCCTCGCGAGCGGTGTGCCCGTCGTCGCCACGGGCACCGGGGGACCGGTGGACCTCGTGCGGTCGAGCATCGACGGCTGGCTCTACCGGCCCGGCGACCTGCGCGATCTGCGGGCGCGCGTCTCCGATCTCGCGGGCGACGACGGCAAGCGCCGCGCGTTCGCGCTCGCGGCCCGCGAGAGCGTGCGCGAGCGCACCTGGGATGCGCTGTGCCGGCGCCTGGTCGAGCACTACGAGGAGGCGCGCACGCTGCGCCCCATCGACGATGCGCTGCTGCGCCGCGGTGCGACGCGACCCGAGATCCTCGCGCGGCCCGCGATCCCGCCGCGACGGTGGTCGCGCTTCGTCGCCCTCGGCGACTCGCTCACCGAGGGGCTGTGCGACTCGTCGCGCATGCGCGCGGGGGAGTACCGCGGCTGGGCCGACCGGCTCGCCCAGCTCCTCGCGCACGAGCGGCCGGACGGCGGGGCGTTCCGCTACGCGAACCTCGCGGTGCGCAGCCGGCGGGTGCGCGACCTCGTGACGGAGCAGCTTCCGCGCGCCCTCGAGCTGCGGCCCGACCTGGTCTCGGTGCTGATCGGCTCGAACGACCTCGTGGGCCCGTGGGTGTCTCCGCAGCGTCTCGCGGGCGAGCTGGAGCGGGCCGTGCGGGCGCTGCGCGACAGCGGCGCCGACGTGCTGCTCGTCACGCCGTTCCTGCCGCACCGCCGCGCCGCGCTGCCGGTCGCGCGCCGTTTCGCGGCGTTCGCGTCGGAGCTGCGCCGCATCGCGTCCGAGACGGGGGCGATCCTGCTCGACCTCGAGGCGCAGCCCGCGATCGGCGACCTCGACCTGTGGGCGGACGACAAGGTGCACCTGCGCTCGCGCGGTCACCGCTTCCTCGCGTACCGCGCGGCGGAGGCGCTGGGCGTGCCCCACGCCGAGGCCCTCGGCGGACTGGATGCCGCCCTGCACGCCGACGACGATCCCGTGTTCGAGGGGACCTGGCTCGTGCGCGACGTGCTCCCGTGGGTGTGGCGCCGTCTGCGCGGCCGCACCGCGGGCGACGGCATGGTCGCCAAGCACGACGACTACGTGCTCGTCGGCGGCCGCGGCGACGTGCGCGCCGAGGCGTCGCGCTGA
- a CDS encoding DedA family protein, whose amino-acid sequence MIDELLAAVSQSPWALPLLFALVLGDALLVVIPGEAAVTAFGALAVAHGEPALAAVIAVAAVAAATGDLACYLVGRRIGLERWRWMRHPRVRAAFAWARARLQQRAALVLFTARFIPFARLAVNLTAGATRVPAPRFLAIASVAALGWAAYQALIGAIVAAVVPGGPAVAVAVSVVLAVGIGIGIDAVLARRVRRWA is encoded by the coding sequence GTGATCGACGAACTGCTGGCCGCCGTCTCGCAGAGCCCCTGGGCGCTGCCGCTGCTGTTCGCGCTCGTGCTCGGCGACGCGCTGCTCGTCGTCATTCCGGGCGAGGCGGCGGTCACGGCGTTCGGCGCGCTCGCCGTCGCGCACGGCGAGCCGGCGCTCGCGGCGGTCATCGCCGTCGCCGCGGTCGCGGCGGCCACAGGGGACCTCGCGTGCTACCTCGTCGGGCGTCGCATCGGGCTGGAGCGCTGGCGATGGATGCGGCATCCCCGCGTGCGCGCGGCGTTCGCATGGGCGCGCGCCCGCCTGCAGCAGCGCGCCGCGCTCGTGCTGTTCACGGCGCGGTTCATCCCGTTCGCCCGGCTCGCCGTGAACCTGACGGCCGGCGCGACGCGCGTGCCGGCCCCGCGGTTCCTCGCGATCGCGAGCGTCGCCGCGCTCGGATGGGCCGCGTACCAGGCGCTCATCGGCGCGATCGTCGCGGCGGTGGTTCCCGGCGGCCCCGCCGTCGCCGTCGCCGTGTCGGTCGTCCTCGCCGTCGGCATCGGGATCGGGATCGACGCGGTGCTCGCGCGCCGCGTGCGCCGCTGGGCCTAG
- the galK gene encoding galactokinase: MSAAHGAAAQGGAAHGAAALFRELTGAEPAGLWSAPGRVNLIGEHTDYNDGFVLPFAIQHRTHVALGHRADRRLRVVSTFAPDAVEIAFDDLGALFPERRDDVEEWARYPLGVAWALLRATGAAPFAGVDLVFDADVPVGAGLSSSAAIEGATASALNDVWGLDLDGVALARAGRRAENDAVGAPTGIMDQMACMLGREDAAIFLDCRTLEAQVVDLGFAEAGLELLVMDTRVKHAHSTGGYGGRRVACERGAALTGVSALRDLGVADLDRARGLMDDVTFRRVRHVVTENQRVLDTVRMLHDEGPRAIGGLLRASHASMRDDFEISVPELDLAVATADRAGAIGARMTGGGFGGAAIALVDRELVPAVTAEVERAFAAAGHVAPLCFTVRPSRGAARD, encoded by the coding sequence GTGAGCGCCGCGCACGGTGCGGCCGCACAGGGTGGTGCGGCGCACGGCGCGGCCGCGCTCTTCCGCGAGCTGACCGGTGCCGAGCCTGCGGGGCTGTGGTCGGCGCCGGGGCGCGTCAACCTCATCGGCGAGCACACCGACTACAACGACGGCTTCGTGCTGCCGTTCGCCATCCAGCATCGCACCCACGTCGCGCTCGGACACCGCGCCGACCGGCGGCTGCGGGTCGTGTCGACCTTCGCGCCGGATGCCGTCGAGATCGCGTTCGACGACCTCGGCGCGCTCTTCCCCGAGCGCCGCGACGACGTCGAGGAGTGGGCGCGCTATCCGCTCGGGGTCGCGTGGGCGCTGCTCCGCGCGACGGGCGCCGCACCGTTCGCCGGCGTCGACCTCGTCTTCGACGCCGACGTGCCCGTCGGTGCCGGCCTGTCGTCGTCGGCGGCGATCGAGGGCGCGACGGCGAGCGCGCTGAACGACGTGTGGGGCCTCGACCTCGACGGCGTCGCGCTCGCGCGGGCCGGCCGCCGGGCCGAGAACGACGCGGTGGGCGCGCCGACCGGGATCATGGACCAGATGGCGTGCATGCTCGGCCGCGAGGACGCCGCGATCTTCCTCGACTGCCGCACGCTGGAGGCGCAGGTCGTCGACCTCGGCTTCGCCGAGGCGGGTCTGGAGCTGCTCGTCATGGACACCCGCGTGAAGCACGCGCACTCCACGGGCGGCTACGGCGGGCGCCGCGTGGCGTGCGAGCGGGGCGCGGCGCTCACGGGCGTGTCGGCGCTGCGCGATCTCGGCGTCGCCGACCTCGACCGCGCACGCGGGCTGATGGACGACGTGACCTTCCGCCGCGTGCGGCACGTCGTGACCGAGAACCAGCGCGTGCTCGACACCGTGCGGATGCTGCACGACGAGGGTCCGCGCGCGATCGGCGGCCTGCTGCGCGCGTCGCACGCCTCGATGCGCGACGACTTCGAGATCTCGGTGCCCGAGCTCGACCTCGCCGTCGCGACGGCGGACCGCGCGGGCGCGATCGGCGCGCGCATGACGGGAGGCGGCTTCGGCGGCGCCGCGATCGCGCTCGTCGACCGCGAGCTCGTGCCGGCGGTGACGGCCGAGGTCGAGCGCGCCTTCGCCGCGGCCGGCCACGTCGCCCCGCTGTGCTTCACGGTGCGGCCGTCCCGGGGCGCGGCTCGGGACTGA
- the galT gene encoding galactose-1-phosphate uridylyltransferase, whose translation MTEIPGTSLDAGVVRRSTRLADGRELIYYDDPGTALGPERAVDARALDPRPVTATMRQDVLTGDWISVAAARQNRAFLPPAELDPLAPQTPGNPSEIPSRYDVAVFENRSPSFGPALAEATGDAPAASDPPRGLDDLAALGLGRARSSVGRCEVVCFSPAHEGSFGTQSVTRARTVIEAWADRTAALSALPGVQQVFPFENRGEAIGVTLHHPHGQIYAYPYVTPRTSLLLASLDRTAPDLFQRILEFEQAGPRVVLRGEHWTAFVPFAARWPLEVHLMPHRHVPDLAALSGPERDELATLYLRLLRGVDAVYDTPTPYIAAWHQAPVHVGRDTVRLHLQLTSPRRAADKLKFLAGSEAAMGAWIGDVPPETSAERLRAAVEGVAL comes from the coding sequence ATCACCGAGATTCCCGGAACCTCGCTCGACGCCGGCGTCGTCAGGCGCTCGACCCGCCTGGCCGACGGGCGCGAGCTGATCTACTACGACGACCCCGGCACCGCGCTCGGGCCGGAGCGCGCCGTCGACGCGCGCGCCCTCGACCCCCGTCCCGTGACCGCGACGATGCGGCAGGACGTGCTCACGGGCGACTGGATCTCGGTCGCCGCGGCACGGCAGAACCGCGCGTTCCTGCCGCCCGCCGAGCTCGACCCGCTCGCGCCGCAGACCCCCGGCAACCCCTCGGAGATCCCGTCGCGCTACGACGTCGCGGTCTTCGAGAACAGGTCGCCGTCGTTCGGTCCCGCGCTCGCCGAGGCGACCGGCGACGCGCCCGCGGCATCCGACCCTCCGCGCGGCCTCGACGACCTCGCGGCGCTCGGCCTCGGCCGCGCGCGCTCCAGCGTGGGCCGCTGCGAGGTCGTGTGCTTCTCGCCCGCGCACGAGGGCTCGTTCGGCACGCAGTCGGTGACCCGCGCCCGCACCGTCATCGAGGCGTGGGCCGACCGCACGGCGGCGCTGTCGGCGCTCCCCGGGGTGCAGCAGGTCTTCCCGTTCGAGAACCGCGGCGAGGCGATCGGCGTCACGCTGCACCACCCGCACGGGCAGATCTACGCCTACCCCTACGTCACTCCGCGCACGTCGCTGCTGCTGGCATCCCTCGATCGCACGGCGCCCGACCTCTTCCAGCGCATCCTGGAGTTCGAGCAGGCCGGCCCCCGCGTCGTGCTGCGCGGCGAGCACTGGACCGCGTTCGTGCCGTTCGCGGCGCGCTGGCCGCTCGAGGTCCACCTCATGCCGCACCGGCACGTGCCCGACCTCGCCGCCCTCTCGGGGCCCGAGCGCGACGAGCTCGCGACGCTCTACCTGCGGCTGCTGCGCGGCGTGGATGCCGTCTACGACACGCCCACGCCGTACATCGCGGCGTGGCACCAGGCACCGGTGCACGTCGGCCGCGACACCGTGCGCCTGCACCTGCAGCTCACCAGCCCCCGCCGTGCCGCCGACAAGCTCAAGTTCCTCGCGGGGTCCGAGGCCGCGATGGGCGCGTGGATCGGCGACGTCCCGCCCGAGACCAGCGCCGAGCGCCTGCGCGCCGCGGTCGAGGGGGTGGCCCTGTGA